A window of the Lates calcarifer isolate ASB-BC8 linkage group LG18, TLL_Latcal_v3, whole genome shotgun sequence genome harbors these coding sequences:
- the asb13a.1 gene encoding ankyrin repeat and SOCS box protein 13a.1 isoform X2 yields MEVTAARRSFLCDIGFWADRTALHEAAFHGRVLQLKQLIESGASVNMVTVDNITPLHEACIQAHVKCAQLLLEAGAQVDVRTIHGSTPLCNACASGSLECAKLLLDYGAKVNPSLTALTASPLHEACINGNVDVVRLMIASGAQLEAYDVHFGPPLHITCAKGYVHCVRELLIAGANVNSVKFHETALHHAARVHMVDLIELLVEFGANVYASDNLGRKPIDYTTPASPSHTCLRFYESNPLSLQQLCRITVRMRLGTRASEVIGQLNLSHRIHNYLQHCDHPTSLQTDTGMDSKPV; encoded by the exons ATGGAGGTGACGGCTGCACGCCGTTCGTTTCTTTGCGATATAG GTTTCTGGGCAGACCGGACTGCCCTGCATGAGGCAGCGTTCCACGGCCGTgtcctgcagctgaaacagctgATAGAAAGTGGAGCCTCGGTCAACATGGTGACAGTGGACAACATCACTCCACTCCATGAGGCCTGCATACAGGCTCATGTGAAGTGTgcccagctgctgctggaggctggAGCCCAG GTGGATGTACGGACCATCCATGGCAGCACCCCTCTCTGTAACGCCTGTGCTTCTGGCAGTCTGGAGTGTGCCAAGCTGCTGCTGGACTACGGAGCCAAAGTAAACCCATCCCTCACAGCTCTCACCGCTTCCCCACTCCATGAGGCCTGCATAAACG GTAATGTTGATGTAGTGAGGTTGATGATAGCCAGCGGTGCCCAGCTGGAGGCATATGACGTCCACTTTGGTCCACCCCTTCACATCACATGCGCTAAAGGATATGTGCACTGTGTCAGGGAGCTGCTTATTGCAG GTGCTAATGTGAATTCAGTGAAGTTCCATGAGACAGCTCTGCACCATGCAGCACGGGTCCACATGGTGGACCTGATCGAGCTCTTGGTGGAGTTCGGAGCCAATGTGTACGCTAGCGACAACCTGGGAAGAAAACCTATAGACTACACGACGCCTGCATCTCCCTCTCACACCTGCCTCAGGTTTTATGAAA GTAATCCTCTAAGCCTGCAGCAGCTTTGTAGAATCACTGTCAGGATGAGGCTTGGTACCAGAGCCTCAGAGGTCATCGGTCAGCTGAACCTATCCCACCGCATCCACAACTACCTACAGCACTGTGACCACCCCACATCACTACAGACTGACACAGGAATGGATTCTAAACCTGTATGA
- the asb13a.1 gene encoding ankyrin repeat and SOCS box protein 13a.1 isoform X1 → MEVTAARRSFLCDIGFWADRTALHEAAFHGRVLQLKQLIESGASVNMVTVDNITPLHEACIQAHVKCAQLLLEAGAQVDVRTIHGSTPLCNACASGSLECAKLLLDYGAKVNPSLTALTASPLHEACINGNTLAAVREGWTSHIPLDFFTVNDPFTFLSGNVDVVRLMIASGAQLEAYDVHFGPPLHITCAKGYVHCVRELLIAGANVNSVKFHETALHHAARVHMVDLIELLVEFGANVYASDNLGRKPIDYTTPASPSHTCLRFYESNPLSLQQLCRITVRMRLGTRASEVIGQLNLSHRIHNYLQHCDHPTSLQTDTGMDSKPV, encoded by the exons ATGGAGGTGACGGCTGCACGCCGTTCGTTTCTTTGCGATATAG GTTTCTGGGCAGACCGGACTGCCCTGCATGAGGCAGCGTTCCACGGCCGTgtcctgcagctgaaacagctgATAGAAAGTGGAGCCTCGGTCAACATGGTGACAGTGGACAACATCACTCCACTCCATGAGGCCTGCATACAGGCTCATGTGAAGTGTgcccagctgctgctggaggctggAGCCCAG GTGGATGTACGGACCATCCATGGCAGCACCCCTCTCTGTAACGCCTGTGCTTCTGGCAGTCTGGAGTGTGCCAAGCTGCTGCTGGACTACGGAGCCAAAGTAAACCCATCCCTCACAGCTCTCACCGCTTCCCCACTCCATGAGGCCTGCATAAACGGTAATACTTTGGCGGCAGTAAGAGAGGGTTGGACCAGTCATATCCCTTTAGACTTCTTCACTGTGAATGACCCTTTTACATTCCTCTCAGGTAATGTTGATGTAGTGAGGTTGATGATAGCCAGCGGTGCCCAGCTGGAGGCATATGACGTCCACTTTGGTCCACCCCTTCACATCACATGCGCTAAAGGATATGTGCACTGTGTCAGGGAGCTGCTTATTGCAG GTGCTAATGTGAATTCAGTGAAGTTCCATGAGACAGCTCTGCACCATGCAGCACGGGTCCACATGGTGGACCTGATCGAGCTCTTGGTGGAGTTCGGAGCCAATGTGTACGCTAGCGACAACCTGGGAAGAAAACCTATAGACTACACGACGCCTGCATCTCCCTCTCACACCTGCCTCAGGTTTTATGAAA GTAATCCTCTAAGCCTGCAGCAGCTTTGTAGAATCACTGTCAGGATGAGGCTTGGTACCAGAGCCTCAGAGGTCATCGGTCAGCTGAACCTATCCCACCGCATCCACAACTACCTACAGCACTGTGACCACCCCACATCACTACAGACTGACACAGGAATGGATTCTAAACCTGTATGA
- the LOC108897516 gene encoding ankyrin repeat and SOCS box protein 13: MEIENTQPYFLGDIGCWSERTEVHKAASLGQATQLQHLIQSGASVNVVAVDSITPLHEACVRGQAQCVRLLLDAGAQVDARNVDGSTPLCDACSAGSLECVRLLLEHGAKANPALTSRTASPLHEACMGGNSDCVKLLIAMGACLEAYDLYYGTPLHVACANEHVDCVKVLLNAGAKVNAARLHETPLHHAAKNMRVEMIETLVEFGANIYARDQHNKKPVDHTTPGSPSAACLQFYETTPMSLQQLSRLAVRRRLGTRALKVIDQLDIPKLIISYLCYQ, from the exons ATGGAAATTGAAAACACTCAACCGTATTTCTTAGGAGACATCG GCTGCTGgtcagagagaacagaggtgCACAAGGCAGCCTCCCTCGGCCAGGCCACCCAGTTGCAGCATCTCATACAGAGTGGAGCTTCAGTCAATGTCGTGGCAGTCGACTCCATCACACCGCTGCACGAGGCCTGTGTCCGTGGACAGGCCCAGTGTGTCCGgctgctgctggatgctggAGCCCAG GTGGATGCGAGGAACGTAGACGGCAGTACCCCGCTGTGTGATGCCTGCTCAGCTGGTAGTTTGGAGTGTGTGAGGCTCTTGCTGGAACACGGTGCCAAGGCCAACCCTGCCCTCACCTCTCGCACGGCCTCACCTCTCCATGAGGCCTGCATGGGAG gtaaCTCAGACTGTGTAAAGCTGCTTATTGCCATGGGTGCTTGTCTGGAGGCATATGACCTTTACTATGGGACCCCACTGCACGTGGCTTGTGCTAATGAACACGTAGACTGTGTTAAAGTGCTGCTCAATGCCG GTGCCAAAGTGAATGCAGCCAGGCTACACGAAACTCCGTTGCACCATGCTGCTAAAAACATGCGAGTGGAAATGATAGAGACGCTGGTGGAGTTTGGGGCCAACATCTACGCCAGAGATCAGCACAACAAGAAGCCTGTGGACCACACCACGCCGGGCTCGCCCTCTGCAGCCTGCTTACAATTTTATGAGA CTACTCCCATgagtctgcagcagctcagcagaCTGGCAGTGAGGAGGAGGCTAGGCACCAGAGCTCTGAAGGTCATAGATCAGCTGGACATACCAAAACTCATCATCAGCTACCTCTGCTATCAGTGA